GACGAGGAACGCGTGGCGGTTGCGACGCTCGTCGCAGAGTCCAAAGCAGAACTCGAGGACACCAAGCTCAAGCTCAGCAGCGACCAGCGTCGGGACCTGGAGCTCCGCACCAAGCTGGTTGCGGCGCAGGATGAACTGGAAGAGCTGGCCCGCACGCAGGTGACGCTCGCCGCGTTCAAGCCGCAGGTTGAGTCGATCGAGAGCCTGCCCACGCCGCTGGCCCAAACCGTTAGCGGCGACGAGCTGCACATCCGCCTGGCCGACGGCCATGCGGCGGTGATCCCACTCGATCAGCTCCTGGCCGACTTCAAGGAGGACGCCCAGGCGAACCTGTGGCGGCTAGAGTCACGGGAACAAGCCAGCGTCAGCATCGGCCCGATCGACGGGTTCCGATTGGTTTACACCCTCCGCAGGGCAAACTTCACCGCGCGATCCGGCGCATCGGGGACTTTGATCCGGCTGGAGCGTTGGCGCCTGCTGCCCGACGCCACCGCCCAGGGCGAACCGGTCGAGCAGGCCGTGCTGCCGGACTCGCGTCTGATGCGGTTGGTCAAGGCGCGGCCGGCCACGACCACCATTACCGTCTGGACCTACCCGGACAGCTTCAACGAATTCCGCACGCTCAAGCGCGCGCTGTACGAGCTGGGGTACCCTACCGCGGGCCGCCCGCTCCCCGAGGGGATCCTGATCGGCGGGTCTCCCGAGGGCAGCCAGTCTGCCGCCCAGTAGGTTGCGTTGCACGTCGGGCGGGGTCTAGATCGCCCGCAGCACCGCACTCTTTTGCTCTTCCGCTTGGCTGTCGACCAGGTCGGCAAGACGCACGCTGCGGAGTTGCTCACGCACGCTAGCCGCGATCTGGTTCACGGTGCGCAGCATCGTCTCGCGGGCCTTGTCGGGCATCTCATCGAGGGGCGGCACGCTGGCGATGAGCGGGCTGTCGACGGCCTCGAAGACGTCCTCCAGCGTGACCTCGTCAATTGATCGAGCGAGGCGGTAGCCGCCTTCGACGCCGCGGACGGACTGCAAGATCCCGCTGTTAACCAGGTCCCGCAGGATCTGCAGCAAGAACCGTTCGGGCATCCGCCCCTCGCGCGCCAACCGGTTGCACGGGATCGGCGCGCCCCCCTGGTACTGGGACAGCTGGAGCAGCGCCTGCACGGCGTAGGTCACTGTGCGAGAAACCTTCATGACTCGTCCTTTCGCTAGAACACTTATGCCCCGTGTCTAACGCCTCGCCAAAGGAGCCGCAGTCTCTGGGCGCAGGGCAACCACCCGGCCTTCAGCGCCACGAACAGACTAGCCAGCAGGGCTCTGACG
This genomic interval from Posidoniimonas corsicana contains the following:
- a CDS encoding RrF2 family transcriptional regulator, encoding MKVSRTVTYAVQALLQLSQYQGGAPIPCNRLAREGRMPERFLLQILRDLVNSGILQSVRGVEGGYRLARSIDEVTLEDVFEAVDSPLIASVPPLDEMPDKARETMLRTVNQIAASVREQLRSVRLADLVDSQAEEQKSAVLRAI